The following are from one region of the Phormidium sp. PBR-2020 genome:
- a CDS encoding Uma2 family endonuclease has product MVRELSQSTDIIYPDSDGQPMADNTKQFRWIVVIKENLELLFAENPDVFVAGDLLWYPVEGNNRIRRAPDAMVVFGRPKGDRGSYKQWEEDNIAPQVVFEILSPGNRVSEMLQKQAFYDSYGVEEYYIYDPDAVDLAGMIRDEGTLKPIEEMQGWVSPRLRIRFQLEEETLTILTPTGDPFLGFVELDLRRRDAEAERDRERQRANLAEEERQRERQRANLAEEERQRERQRANLAEEERQRERQRAEAAEAQLQAMEQRLRELGLDEPPRPPSES; this is encoded by the coding sequence ATGGTTAGAGAACTCTCGCAATCAACGGATATCATCTACCCCGATAGTGACGGACAGCCCATGGCGGACAATACGAAACAGTTTCGCTGGATTGTAGTAATTAAGGAAAACCTCGAACTTCTGTTCGCTGAAAATCCCGATGTGTTTGTGGCGGGGGATTTACTCTGGTATCCGGTGGAGGGAAATAATCGGATTCGTCGCGCCCCTGATGCGATGGTAGTGTTTGGCCGGCCGAAGGGCGATCGCGGGTCCTATAAGCAATGGGAGGAAGATAACATCGCCCCCCAGGTGGTGTTTGAAATCCTCTCTCCCGGAAACCGAGTTTCAGAGATGTTGCAGAAACAAGCCTTTTATGATTCCTACGGTGTGGAGGAGTATTATATCTATGACCCCGATGCGGTAGATTTAGCGGGGATGATTCGTGATGAAGGGACTCTAAAACCAATTGAGGAGATGCAGGGTTGGGTAAGTCCTCGTTTGAGGATTCGTTTTCAGCTTGAGGAAGAAACCCTGACTATCTTGACTCCCACAGGAGATCCCTTTTTGGGCTTTGTGGAACTCGATCTCCGTCGTCGAGATGCGGAAGCCGAACGCGATCGCGAACGTCAACGGGCCAATCTGGCCGAAGAGGAACGTCAGCGGGAACGCCAACGGGCTAATCTCGCTGAAGAGGAACGCCAGCGGGAACGCCAACGGGCTAATCTCGCTGAAGAGGAACGCCAGCGGGAACGCCAACGGGCCGAAGCCGCCGAAGCCCAACTCCAAGCCATGGAACAACGGCTACGAGAACTGGGACTCGATGAACCGCCTCGTCCTCCATCTGAGTCTTAA
- a CDS encoding Uma2 family endonuclease translates to MVRELSQSTDIIYPDSDGQPMADNTKQFRWIVVIKENLELLFAENPDVFVAGDLLWYPVEGNNRLRRAPDAMVVFGRPKGDRGSYKQWEEDNIAPQVVFEILSPGNRFSEMVQKQAFYNHYGVEEYYVYDPDEVDLTGMIRNRGMLEPIEEMQGWVSPRLGIRFQLEEDTLNILTPTGDPFLGFIELDRRRREAEERANLAEEERQRERRRANLAEEERQRERQRANLAEEERQRERQRAEAAEAQLQAMEQRLRELGLDSGDS, encoded by the coding sequence ATGGTTAGAGAACTCTCGCAATCTACGGATATCATCTACCCCGATAGTGACGGACAGCCCATGGCGGACAATACGAAACAGTTTCGCTGGATTGTGGTGATTAAGGAAAACCTGGAACTTCTGTTCGCGGAGAATCCCGATGTATTTGTGGCGGGGGATTTACTTTGGTATCCGGTAGAGGGGAATAATCGCCTTCGTCGCGCCCCTGATGCGATGGTAGTGTTTGGCCGGCCCAAGGGCGATCGCGGGTCTTATAAACAATGGGAGGAAGATAATATCGCGCCCCAGGTGGTGTTTGAAATCCTCTCTCCGGGAAACCGGTTCTCGGAAATGGTCCAAAAACAGGCATTCTATAACCACTATGGCGTGGAAGAATACTATGTCTATGATCCCGATGAGGTAGATTTGACGGGGATGATTCGCAATCGGGGGATGTTAGAACCGATTGAGGAGATGCAGGGTTGGGTGAGTCCTCGTTTGGGGATTCGTTTTCAGCTTGAGGAGGACACTCTGAATATCTTGACTCCCACAGGCGATCCCTTTTTGGGCTTTATTGAACTTGATCGCCGTCGTCGGGAGGCTGAGGAACGGGCCAATCTCGCCGAGGAGGAACGCCAACGGGAACGCCGACGGGCTAATCTCGCCGAAGAGGAACGTCAACGGGAACGTCAACGGGCCAATCTCGCTGAAGAGGAACGTCAACGGGAACGCCAACGGGCCGAAGCCGCCGAAGCCCAACTCCAAGCCATGGAACAACGGTTACGAGAACTCGGACTTGATTCAGGAGATAGCTAA
- a CDS encoding ATP synthase F0 subunit B codes for MLRQDPAGIDSQPENRQPQPEPAPPVEGDQPQQGGSGTVNIQQALNRIEEVILDSPRIPLTGRTLIDEEPLLDLLDAIRLNLPTAFQEAEEVVRQKDEIFRQAEQYGREIVEAAEQQAANILDEMGLVRQAKVEADRMRQQVRADCEVAREQAIAEIEQLQRQAKQELEQIHARALAEAATIETGADEYADKVLQNIEQQLSDMMRVIRNGRQQLQQESTYRAHQKDSSSQALRRY; via the coding sequence ATGTTACGTCAGGACCCAGCCGGGATCGACTCCCAACCCGAAAACCGCCAACCCCAACCCGAACCGGCCCCGCCTGTAGAGGGGGATCAGCCACAACAAGGGGGGTCAGGAACGGTGAATATCCAGCAAGCCTTAAACCGTATCGAGGAGGTCATCCTCGACAGTCCCCGTATTCCCCTAACGGGCCGCACTCTCATTGATGAGGAACCGCTACTAGATCTGCTTGATGCGATTCGGCTCAATCTTCCCACCGCGTTTCAGGAAGCGGAAGAGGTTGTGCGTCAGAAAGATGAGATTTTCCGTCAAGCAGAACAGTATGGACGGGAAATTGTCGAAGCCGCTGAACAACAGGCAGCGAATATCCTGGATGAGATGGGATTAGTCCGTCAAGCCAAGGTGGAGGCTGATCGGATGCGTCAACAGGTTCGAGCTGATTGTGAGGTGGCCCGCGAACAGGCGATCGCCGAAATCGAACAACTTCAACGTCAGGCCAAACAGGAACTTGAGCAAATTCATGCGCGAGCCTTAGCCGAAGCCGCTACTATTGAAACCGGTGCCGATGAATATGCAGATAAGGTGCTTCAGAACATTGAGCAACAACTCAGTGATATGATGCGCGTCATTCGCAATGGGCGACAGCAGCTTCAGCAAGAGTCCACCTATCGCGCTCATCAAAAAGACAGTAGTTCTCAAGCCCTCCGTCGCTACTGA
- a CDS encoding Uma2 family endonuclease codes for MVRELSQSTDIIYPDSDGQPMADNTKQFRWIVVIKENLELLFAENPDVFVAGDLLWYPVEGNNRIRRAPDAMVVFGRPKGDRGSYKQWEEDNIAPQVVFEILSPGNRFSEMLAKQEFYDRYGVEEYYIYDPDQVDLVGMQRREGQLTRIEEMQGWLSPHLGIRFQLEEETLTIFTPTGDPFLGFVELDRRRREAEERANLAEEDREQERQRANLAEQRANLAEEERQRERQRAEAAEAQLQAMEQRLRELGLDSGDS; via the coding sequence ATGGTTAGAGAACTCTCGCAATCTACGGATATCATCTACCCCGATAGTGACGGACAGCCCATGGCGGACAATACAAAACAGTTTCGCTGGATTGTGGTGATTAAGGAAAACCTCGAACTTCTGTTCGCGGAGAATCCCGATGTATTTGTGGCGGGGGATTTACTTTGGTATCCGGTAGAGGGAAATAATCGCATTCGTCGCGCCCCTGATGCGATGGTAGTGTTTGGGCGGCCCAAGGGCGATCGCGGGTCCTATAAACAATGGGAGGAAGATAATATCGCGCCCCAGGTGGTGTTTGAAATCCTCTCTCCGGGAAACCGGTTCTCGGAGATGCTAGCGAAGCAAGAGTTTTATGACCGCTACGGTGTGGAGGAATACTATATTTATGACCCCGATCAGGTGGATTTAGTGGGAATGCAGCGTCGAGAGGGACAATTGACGCGGATTGAGGAGATGCAGGGTTGGCTGAGTCCTCATTTGGGAATTCGTTTTCAGCTTGAGGAAGAAACTCTGACTATCTTTACTCCCACAGGAGATCCCTTTTTGGGCTTTGTGGAACTCGATCGCCGTCGTCGGGAGGCTGAGGAACGGGCTAATCTCGCCGAGGAAGACCGGGAACAGGAACGTCAACGGGCCAATCTGGCCGAACAACGGGCCAATCTCGCCGAGGAGGAACGCCAGCGGGAACGCCAACGGGCCGAAGCCGCCGAAGCCCAACTCCAAGCCATGGAACAACGGTTACGAGAACTCGGACTCGATTCAGGAGATAGCTAA